In candidate division KSB1 bacterium, a single window of DNA contains:
- the rplV gene encoding 50S ribosomal protein L22, translating into MESRCVTRYVRVTPRKMRLVADLVRGKNVHEAVNLLKFTTRSAAQPTLKAIQSAVANLVNSDEGRDVNPEQLFVKTIFVDEGPTMKRFMPRAMGRAAPIMKRSSHLTVFVATPEAAHDIEAAAVAEAQPKAAPKPSVKAAPKPVVKATTEKKSAAKPAVKKSPAKKS; encoded by the coding sequence ATGGAATCGCGCTGCGTAACCCGATACGTCCGTGTCACCCCGCGCAAGATGCGGCTCGTCGCCGATCTTGTCCGCGGTAAGAATGTGCACGAGGCCGTCAATTTACTCAAGTTCACCACCCGCTCCGCCGCCCAGCCGACGCTGAAGGCGATTCAGTCCGCTGTGGCCAATCTGGTCAACTCGGACGAAGGCCGGGACGTGAATCCGGAACAGCTGTTCGTCAAGACGATCTTCGTGGACGAGGGGCCGACCATGAAGCGGTTCATGCCGCGGGCCATGGGTCGTGCCGCCCCGATCATGAAACGCAGCAGCCATTTGACCGTGTTCGTGGCGACACCGGAAGCGGCGCATGACATCGAGGCGGCCGCGGTTGCCGAAGCACAGCCGAAGGCGGCGCCCAAGCCAAGCGTCAAAGCGGCGCCGAAGCCGGTCGTCAAGGCCACGACCGAAAAGAAATCCGCCGCCAAACCGGCGGTCAAGAAGAGTCCAGCGAAGAAGTCATAA
- the rpsC gene encoding 30S ribosomal protein S3 — translation MGQKVQPVGMRLGGIRTWNSAWFDERSFADKLHEDLYLRKYLTQRLKQASVAGIQIERTPKQLTLTIRTSRPGIVIGRKGAEVDKLKAELKKLTSRDVQVNIYEIKRPELEAKLVADMIASQLEGRVSFRRAMKKAIQTTMRMGAEGIKVMCSGCLGGAEMSRVEGYREGRVPLHTLRADIDYALSVAKTAYGTIGVKVWICRGEVIGKDALAQGQIRGSREREAHGERSDRPDHRDHRDRPDRRPDHRPDQRGDRGPNPGGRR, via the coding sequence GTGGGTCAAAAAGTTCAACCTGTCGGCATGCGCTTGGGTGGTATCCGCACCTGGAACAGCGCGTGGTTTGACGAACGAAGTTTCGCGGATAAGCTGCACGAAGATCTCTATCTGAGAAAATACCTGACGCAGCGCCTGAAGCAGGCCAGCGTGGCGGGGATCCAGATCGAGCGCACGCCGAAGCAGCTGACGCTGACCATCCGCACGTCGCGGCCCGGAATCGTGATCGGGCGCAAAGGCGCGGAAGTGGACAAACTCAAGGCGGAGCTGAAGAAGCTCACCAGCCGGGACGTTCAGGTCAATATTTACGAAATCAAGCGGCCCGAACTTGAGGCGAAGCTGGTGGCCGATATGATCGCCAGTCAGCTCGAAGGCCGGGTGTCATTTCGCCGCGCGATGAAGAAAGCGATCCAGACCACGATGCGGATGGGCGCGGAAGGCATCAAGGTCATGTGCTCGGGCTGTCTGGGCGGCGCCGAAATGTCGCGAGTCGAAGGCTATCGTGAAGGGCGAGTGCCGCTGCACACACTGCGCGCGGATATCGACTACGCACTTTCCGTCGCGAAGACCGCGTACGGCACGATTGGCGTCAAAGTGTGGATCTGCCGCGGCGAAGTCATCGGTAAGGACGCGCTCGCGCAAGGGCAGATTCGCGGCAGCCGCGAACGCGAAGCTCATGGTGAACGAAGCGATCGTCCGGATCACCGCGATCACCGGGACCGTCCGGATCGACGTCCGGACCATCGCCCGGACCAGCGTGGAGATCGTGGTCCCAATCCCGGCGGTCGGAGATAA
- the rplP gene encoding 50S ribosomal protein L16, protein MLTPKRMKFRKQQRRRRMGFDYAGSTVAFGEFGLKAMAACWMTSRQIEAARVALTRHIKRGGKVWIRIFPDKPCSKKPLETRQGKGKGPVEFYAAVIRPGRVLFEIEGVDVATAREAMRLAAQKLPIKTKFVEREISHT, encoded by the coding sequence ATGTTGACACCGAAACGAATGAAGTTCCGCAAGCAGCAGCGCCGCCGGCGAATGGGATTCGACTATGCGGGCAGCACCGTTGCTTTCGGCGAATTTGGATTGAAGGCGATGGCCGCGTGCTGGATGACGTCGCGGCAGATCGAGGCCGCCCGTGTCGCCCTGACGCGCCATATCAAGCGCGGCGGCAAAGTCTGGATCCGCATCTTCCCCGATAAGCCGTGCAGCAAGAAGCCGCTGGAGACGCGGCAGGGCAAGGGCAAGGGTCCCGTGGAATTCTATGCGGCCGTGATTCGCCCCGGCCGCGTGTTGTTTGAAATCGAAGGCGTGGATGTCGCCACGGCTCGCGAAGCGATGCGCCTGGCGGCGCAGAAGCTGCCGATCAAGACGAAGTTCGTCGAGCGCGAAATCAGCCACACTTAA
- the rpmC gene encoding 50S ribosomal protein L29 gives MKMTELKELSKVELGNRLHESADNLEALRFQLDSGQLPNTARVRQIRRDIARLKTVSHEIELGLRKPKGAKA, from the coding sequence ATGAAGATGACCGAACTGAAAGAACTCAGCAAGGTCGAACTCGGCAACCGCCTGCACGAATCGGCGGACAATCTCGAAGCGTTGCGCTTCCAGTTGGACTCCGGTCAACTGCCCAACACCGCACGGGTGCGTCAGATCCGTCGCGACATCGCCCGCCTGAAGACCGTCTCCCACGAAATCGAACTGGGTCTGCGGAAGCCGAAAGGAGCCAAGGCGTGA
- the rpsQ gene encoding 30S ribosomal protein S17 — protein MDKTIVVAVERRVKDPLYQKYVKRTRKFMAHDEQNECQIGDRVRIMETRPMSKHKNWRLVQIVEKRK, from the coding sequence ATGGACAAGACGATCGTCGTGGCCGTGGAACGCCGCGTGAAGGATCCCCTCTACCAGAAGTACGTGAAGCGTACGCGCAAGTTCATGGCGCATGACGAGCAGAACGAGTGTCAGATCGGCGACCGCGTCCGGATCATGGAAACCCGACCGATGTCCAAGCATAAGAACTGGCGTCTGGTGCAAATCGTCGAGAAGAGAAAGTAA
- the rplN gene encoding 50S ribosomal protein L14, whose translation MIQEFTILNVADNTGAKKVRCFRVYGGTLRRTASVGDIIMVSVRTAIPSGTVKKGEKSRAVIVRTKKEVRRKDGSYIRFDENAVVLIDKDNEPRGTRIFGPVARELREKQFMKIVSLAPEVV comes from the coding sequence ATGATTCAGGAATTTACGATTCTCAATGTCGCCGACAATACCGGCGCCAAGAAAGTCCGCTGCTTCCGGGTCTATGGCGGCACGTTGCGCCGCACGGCATCGGTGGGCGATATTATTATGGTCTCGGTGCGAACGGCCATTCCGAGCGGCACGGTCAAGAAAGGCGAGAAGTCGCGCGCGGTGATCGTGCGCACCAAGAAGGAAGTCCGGCGCAAAGACGGTTCCTACATTCGATTCGATGAAAACGCCGTGGTCTTGATCGACAAGGATAATGAACCGCGCGGCACCCGTATCTTCGGCCCCGTGGCCCGCGAGTTACGCGAGAAGCAGTTCATGAAAATCGTGTCGCTGGCACCGGAAGTCGTCTAA
- the rplX gene encoding 50S ribosomal protein L24, with translation MKIKKDDLVLVVAGNDRGKRGKVLKVFPDKLRVIVEGVNFVKKHQRPTQQNPQGGILTREGSIHISNIMLIDPKSGKPTRIGRKVVGTGEQRQRVRYAKASNEMIRDER, from the coding sequence CTGAAAATCAAAAAGGACGACCTCGTGCTCGTGGTCGCGGGAAACGACCGCGGCAAGCGAGGCAAAGTGCTGAAGGTGTTCCCGGACAAGCTGCGCGTCATTGTCGAGGGCGTCAACTTCGTCAAGAAACATCAACGGCCCACACAGCAGAATCCGCAAGGCGGCATTCTGACACGCGAGGGTTCGATTCATATTTCCAATATCATGTTGATCGATCCGAAGTCGGGCAAACCGACGCGCATCGGTCGCAAAGTCGTCGGCACGGGCGAACAGCGTCAGCGAGTTCGCTATGCCAAAGCTTCCAACGAGATGATCCGCGATGAGCGCTGA
- the rplE gene encoding 50S ribosomal protein L5 — protein sequence MPRFQQHYADKVVPALVKRFSYDNAMRIPRLSKVVINMGLGDAAANPRLIDSVVREIAAISGQRPAVAKARKSISNFKLREGMPIGVYVTLRRATMWEFVDRLITMATPRIRDFRGLPDKGFDGRGNYTVGLKEHIIFPEIDIDAVDKIRGMDITFVTTAKTDQEAYELLRELGLPMRKREVKAASAA from the coding sequence GTGCCGCGCTTCCAGCAGCACTATGCCGACAAGGTGGTGCCGGCGCTGGTCAAGCGCTTCAGCTACGACAACGCCATGCGAATTCCGCGACTCTCGAAGGTCGTGATCAACATGGGGTTGGGCGACGCCGCGGCCAACCCGCGCTTGATCGACAGCGTCGTGCGCGAGATCGCCGCCATTTCGGGACAGCGTCCGGCCGTGGCGAAGGCGCGCAAGTCGATCTCGAATTTCAAACTCCGCGAAGGCATGCCGATCGGAGTCTATGTTACCCTGCGCCGGGCCACGATGTGGGAGTTCGTTGACCGCCTGATCACGATGGCTACGCCGCGGATCCGGGATTTCCGCGGGCTGCCGGATAAGGGCTTCGACGGGCGCGGCAATTATACCGTCGGCCTCAAGGAGCATATCATCTTTCCCGAGATCGATATCGACGCCGTCGATAAGATCCGGGGCATGGATATCACCTTCGTGACGACCGCGAAGACCGATCAGGAAGCCTACGAATTGTTGCGCGAACTGGGCCTACCGATGCGCAAGCGCGAAGTGAAAGCCGCCAGCGCGGCCTAA
- a CDS encoding type Z 30S ribosomal protein S14 gives MAKACLIAKSIKEPKFKVRAHHRCRRCGRPRAFLRKFALCRICFRELALMGEIPGIVKASW, from the coding sequence ATGGCGAAGGCCTGCTTAATTGCCAAGTCGATCAAGGAACCGAAATTCAAGGTTCGCGCGCATCATCGTTGCCGCCGGTGCGGCCGGCCCCGCGCCTTCCTGCGCAAGTTCGCGCTCTGCCGAATTTGTTTTCGTGAACTGGCCCTGATGGGCGAGATTCCCGGTATCGTCAAGGCGTCCTGGTAA
- the rpsH gene encoding 30S ribosomal protein S8, with translation MPTTDPIADFLNRVRNGMRVRKPYVDVPYSRMKAELARVLFEASYIYDHVYVDEGPQGFLRLYLKYTARGDSAIQGLRRISKCGLRRYVDHTKIPRVLNGLGMSIVTTSRGVMTGGQAKKLGLGGELIAEIW, from the coding sequence ATGCCTACTACCGATCCGATTGCTGATTTCCTGAATCGTGTGCGCAACGGTATGCGCGTGCGTAAGCCCTATGTCGATGTGCCCTACTCGCGCATGAAGGCCGAACTGGCCCGCGTGCTGTTCGAGGCGAGCTACATCTATGATCACGTGTATGTCGATGAAGGTCCGCAGGGATTCCTGCGGCTTTATCTCAAGTACACCGCACGCGGCGATTCGGCCATTCAAGGCCTGCGCCGGATTTCCAAGTGCGGGTTGCGCCGCTATGTGGATCACACGAAGATTCCGCGCGTGCTGAACGGCTTGGGGATGTCGATCGTCACGACCAGCCGGGGCGTGATGACCGGCGGACAGGCGAAGAAGTTGGGTCTGGGCGGCGAGCTGATCGCCGAAATCTGGTAA
- the rplF gene encoding 50S ribosomal protein L6, which yields MSRIGRAPISVPKGVQVTLQDNFISVKGPNGTLQRRLHPDMAVAQDDGVITVTRPTDNKNHRALHGLTRALINNMVKGVTVGFRKELEINGVGFRAEIKSKGVLLNVGYTHGVFIVTPPGVKIEVPKPTSIVVSGADAELVGHVAAEIRDVRKPEPYKGKGIRYIDEQVKRKAGKTAKK from the coding sequence GTGTCACGAATTGGCCGCGCCCCGATTTCCGTCCCCAAAGGCGTTCAGGTAACGCTGCAGGACAACTTCATCTCCGTGAAGGGTCCGAACGGCACGTTGCAACGACGTCTGCATCCCGATATGGCCGTCGCGCAGGATGATGGCGTGATCACCGTCACGCGTCCGACCGACAACAAGAATCATCGCGCGCTGCACGGCTTGACGCGCGCGCTGATCAATAATATGGTCAAGGGCGTGACGGTAGGCTTCCGCAAAGAACTCGAAATCAACGGCGTCGGATTTCGCGCCGAAATCAAGAGCAAAGGTGTGCTGCTCAACGTCGGTTATACGCACGGCGTCTTCATCGTCACTCCGCCGGGAGTCAAGATCGAAGTGCCGAAGCCGACGTCGATCGTGGTGAGCGGAGCCGATGCCGAACTGGTCGGTCATGTGGCCGCGGAAATCCGCGATGTGCGCAAGCCGGAACCGTACAAGGGCAAGGGCATTCGCTACATCGACGAACAGGTGAAGCGCAAGGCCGGCAAGACCGCGAAGAAGTAA
- a CDS encoding 50S ribosomal protein L18, which translates to MSTLTQKKAKSRARRKKHIRKIVQGTPERPRLVVFRSLNHVYAQLVDDRSGKTLMGVSSLTPGVREQTKGKKPNEVSLLVGEACAKKALEQSISKVVFDRNGFPYHGRVSAVADGARKGGLQF; encoded by the coding sequence GTGTCGACTCTTACGCAGAAGAAAGCCAAATCCCGCGCCCGTCGCAAGAAGCACATTCGCAAGATCGTGCAGGGGACGCCCGAGCGTCCGCGGCTGGTCGTGTTTCGTTCGCTTAATCATGTGTACGCCCAACTGGTCGATGACCGCTCGGGCAAGACGTTAATGGGAGTCTCGTCGCTGACTCCCGGCGTGCGTGAACAGACCAAGGGCAAGAAGCCGAACGAAGTCAGCCTGCTCGTCGGCGAGGCCTGCGCGAAGAAGGCGCTGGAGCAGAGCATTTCCAAGGTCGTGTTCGACCGCAACGGGTTTCCGTATCATGGCCGTGTGAGCGCAGTGGCCGACGGAGCGCGCAAGGGCGGCCTGCAATTCTAA
- the rpsE gene encoding 30S ribosomal protein S5, which translates to MTDQPERSGRGRDRDNDGEYSGESLIEKTVCLNRVAKVVKGGRNFSFNAVVIVGDGKGRAGYGLGKANEVVDAISKATLAAKRSLKRYPILGATLPHTTSGKFGAGRILLRPASAGTGVIAGGSVRMAMECVGVRDVLTKVMGTNNPHNVVKAVFAALDKLHDVRMIAERRGITVREVFNA; encoded by the coding sequence ATGACGGATCAGCCTGAACGCAGCGGCCGCGGCCGCGATCGAGACAACGACGGAGAATACTCCGGCGAATCGCTCATCGAGAAGACCGTGTGCCTCAACCGCGTCGCCAAGGTGGTGAAGGGTGGACGCAATTTCTCGTTCAATGCAGTCGTAATCGTCGGCGACGGCAAGGGCCGTGCCGGTTACGGACTGGGCAAGGCCAACGAAGTTGTTGATGCGATTTCCAAAGCGACGCTCGCGGCCAAGCGCTCGCTCAAGCGCTACCCGATTCTCGGCGCGACGCTGCCGCATACCACCTCCGGCAAGTTCGGCGCGGGCCGGATTCTGCTACGCCCCGCCTCGGCCGGCACCGGCGTGATCGCCGGCGGCTCCGTGCGCATGGCCATGGAGTGCGTGGGCGTGCGGGACGTCCTGACCAAAGTCATGGGTACCAACAACCCGCATAACGTCGTTAAGGCCGTGTTCGCCGCGCTCGACAAGTTGCATGATGTCCGCATGATCGCCGAACGCCGCGGGATCACCGTGCGCGAAGTGTTCAACGCCTAA
- the rpmD gene encoding 50S ribosomal protein L30 — translation MDKKLKVTWIRSTIRRPKKHKLTITAMGFHRLNETLLFPDNPAMRGMIDQVRHLVTWEVVDGGQA, via the coding sequence ATGGATAAGAAGCTCAAAGTTACCTGGATTCGCAGCACGATCCGGCGACCCAAGAAGCACAAGCTGACGATCACGGCGATGGGTTTCCACCGCCTGAACGAAACGCTCTTGTTTCCCGACAATCCGGCCATGCGCGGAATGATCGATCAGGTGCGTCATCTCGTGACGTGGGAAGTCGTCGATGGAGGCCAGGCATGA
- the rplO gene encoding 50S ribosomal protein L15, with the protein MSLSNLKPAAGSTHKKKRIGRGPSSGSGGSAGRGEKGYLARAGSVRKKGFEGGQMPIYRRLPKFGFKNLWADPVQIVNIRDLDKLTGTTVDAASLKQAGLIRYVEQAVKILGNGDAKRPYEVKGCKLSASAAAKITGAGGRVDTD; encoded by the coding sequence ATGAGCTTAAGCAATCTCAAGCCCGCAGCGGGTTCGACGCACAAGAAAAAGCGGATCGGTCGTGGCCCAAGCTCGGGGAGCGGCGGCAGCGCCGGACGCGGTGAAAAAGGTTACCTGGCGCGCGCGGGTTCCGTCCGCAAGAAAGGCTTCGAGGGCGGTCAGATGCCGATCTATCGCCGCCTGCCCAAGTTCGGCTTCAAGAACTTGTGGGCTGATCCGGTGCAGATCGTTAATATTCGTGATCTCGACAAGCTGACCGGAACGACCGTCGATGCCGCTTCGCTCAAGCAAGCCGGACTGATCCGCTACGTGGAGCAGGCCGTGAAGATCCTCGGCAATGGCGACGCCAAACGGCCGTACGAAGTCAAGGGCTGTAAACTTTCCGCCTCAGCGGCTGCCAAGATTACCGGAGCCGGCGGCAGGGTGGACACTGACTGA
- the secY gene encoding preprotein translocase subunit SecY: MLDRFQNVFKIPELRDRILFTLLILLVFRIGGHVPVAGIDASALAEFFQQNQNTLFGLYDMFVGGAFQRATIFALGIMPYISASIIFQLMGTVVPYFQKLQKEGEEGRKKITQLTRYGTVIIAALQAGGVSIFLERLIATSGAPVVPDPGFGFRFLTMVTLAAGTTLIMWLGEQITERGIGNGISLLIFFGIVDRLPYAIMEEAQQVAIGTRHIMVDVLFVVMLFAITMAVVGLTQGMRKIPVQYAKRTVGRKTYGGQSTHIPLRVNSAGVMPIIFAQSILFIPSSVASFLPEGGFQQAMINAFSGQGAAYLIMEFLLIVFFTYFYTAIVLNPVDLADNMKKNGGFIPGIRPGKQTSEFIDSILSRVTLPGALALGAIAVVPSIIVNQFNVTYNFASFFGGTTILIIVGVLLDTLQQVESHLVMRHYDGLMKSGRIRGRRRM, translated from the coding sequence ATGCTTGACCGGTTTCAAAACGTTTTCAAAATCCCCGAACTGCGGGATCGGATTCTATTCACTTTATTGATTCTGTTGGTCTTCCGAATTGGCGGGCACGTGCCCGTCGCCGGAATCGACGCTTCGGCCCTGGCCGAATTCTTTCAACAAAATCAAAACACGTTGTTCGGCCTGTACGACATGTTTGTCGGTGGAGCGTTTCAGCGCGCCACCATTTTTGCTCTCGGTATCATGCCGTACATCTCCGCCTCGATCATCTTCCAGCTGATGGGAACGGTTGTCCCGTATTTCCAGAAGTTGCAGAAGGAAGGCGAAGAGGGCCGCAAGAAGATCACCCAGCTGACCCGCTACGGTACCGTCATCATCGCGGCGCTGCAGGCCGGCGGTGTCTCGATCTTTCTGGAGCGGCTGATCGCGACCTCCGGCGCGCCGGTCGTCCCTGATCCGGGATTCGGCTTCCGCTTCCTGACGATGGTCACGCTTGCGGCGGGCACAACGCTGATCATGTGGCTGGGTGAACAGATCACCGAGCGCGGAATCGGTAACGGAATTTCATTACTGATCTTCTTCGGTATCGTGGACCGTCTGCCGTATGCGATCATGGAAGAGGCGCAACAGGTGGCGATCGGAACACGGCATATCATGGTGGACGTGCTGTTCGTGGTGATGCTGTTCGCGATCACGATGGCGGTCGTCGGGCTGACCCAGGGGATGCGCAAAATTCCGGTGCAGTATGCCAAGCGCACGGTTGGCCGCAAGACGTATGGTGGTCAATCCACGCATATTCCGCTGCGCGTCAATTCCGCGGGCGTGATGCCGATCATCTTCGCACAGTCGATTCTCTTCATCCCGTCTTCGGTCGCCAGCTTTCTGCCCGAGGGCGGCTTCCAGCAGGCGATGATCAATGCCTTCAGCGGACAGGGTGCGGCTTACCTCATCATGGAGTTCCTGCTGATCGTCTTCTTCACGTATTTCTATACGGCGATCGTGCTGAACCCGGTCGATTTGGCCGATAACATGAAGAAGAACGGCGGCTTCATTCCGGGTATTCGTCCGGGAAAGCAGACGTCGGAGTTCATCGATTCGATCCTGTCGCGGGTGACGTTGCCGGGTGCGTTGGCGCTGGGTGCCATCGCGGTGGTTCCGTCGATCATCGTTAATCAGTTCAACGTCACGTATAATTTCGCTTCGTTCTTCGGCGGAACTACGATCCTGATTATCGTCGGTGTGCTGTTGGATACGCTCCAGCAGGTGGAATCTCACCTCGTGATGCGGCACTATGACGGCCTGATGAAGTCCGGCCGCATTCGCGGTCGTCGCCGGATGTAA
- a CDS encoding adenylate kinase yields MARYTVIMLGAVGVGKGTQAQRLVNYLRVPQISTGDILRAEVQAGSELGVKAKEIMNRGELVPDDLIIDIVRKRLQQDDAVRGAIFDGFPRTIPQAQALDKLLVEVGLPTPRTVSIDVPRDAIIERLSSRRVCTTCGATFSIHTTPDVETNHKCPKGEANVIQRDDDQPATIAQRLRVYEEKTAPLIDYYQKSNQLRIVDGVGSEDQVFARVLIALDPDLA; encoded by the coding sequence ATGGCCCGATATACCGTCATCATGCTGGGCGCCGTCGGAGTGGGGAAGGGGACCCAGGCGCAACGGCTGGTTAACTACCTGCGGGTGCCGCAAATATCGACTGGGGATATCCTGCGGGCCGAAGTGCAAGCGGGAAGCGAGTTAGGGGTCAAGGCGAAGGAAATCATGAATCGCGGGGAGCTGGTTCCGGACGATCTGATCATTGATATCGTACGGAAGCGCTTGCAGCAGGATGACGCCGTTCGCGGCGCGATCTTCGACGGATTTCCCCGGACCATTCCGCAAGCGCAAGCGTTGGATAAGCTGCTGGTGGAGGTCGGCCTGCCGACGCCGCGGACCGTTTCCATCGACGTGCCGCGAGACGCGATTATCGAACGATTGAGTTCGCGTCGGGTCTGTACGACGTGCGGCGCGACGTTCAGCATCCATACGACACCGGACGTCGAGACGAACCACAAGTGCCCCAAGGGCGAGGCGAATGTGATTCAGCGCGACGACGACCAGCCGGCCACCATCGCGCAACGGTTGAGAGTGTACGAAGAGAAGACGGCGCCGCTGATCGATTACTACCAGAAGTCGAATCAACTGCGGATCGTCGATGGCGTCGGGAGCGAAGACCAGGTGTTTGCGCGCGTCCTCATCGCGCTGGATCCCGATCTCGCATGA
- the map gene encoding type I methionyl aminopeptidase, translating to MIIVKSAPELDLMRQAGRILAGAFEVAAPLMVPGTPAIDVDRVVDDFIRSCGAIPAFKNYPNAEGVPFPASVCLSIEAEVVHGIPNGQPLKAGTIAGLDIGVMFNGYYADAARTYAIGDVDAERRRLMDVTRQALELGIEQAREGGHLSNIGHAVQSYVEAQGFSVVRDLVGHGIGKSLHEDPQVPNYGPPKRGPVLRRNMTIAIEPMINMGTYEVEMIGDWQIVTRDRKPSAHFEHTVVIRDGAAEILTL from the coding sequence ATGATCATTGTCAAATCGGCCCCCGAGCTCGACCTGATGCGCCAGGCGGGTCGGATCCTCGCCGGTGCGTTTGAGGTCGCGGCACCGCTGATGGTCCCCGGCACTCCGGCGATTGACGTGGATCGAGTCGTCGATGACTTCATCCGGTCGTGCGGCGCAATTCCCGCTTTCAAGAATTACCCGAATGCCGAAGGGGTTCCGTTCCCGGCTTCGGTGTGCCTGTCGATCGAGGCGGAAGTCGTGCACGGCATCCCGAACGGCCAACCCCTGAAAGCGGGGACGATTGCGGGGTTGGATATCGGCGTGATGTTTAACGGATACTACGCCGATGCCGCTCGGACCTATGCCATTGGTGACGTTGACGCGGAACGCCGGCGGCTGATGGATGTTACGCGACAGGCTCTGGAATTGGGGATTGAACAGGCGCGCGAAGGCGGCCACCTCTCGAATATCGGGCATGCGGTGCAGTCCTACGTCGAGGCGCAAGGTTTCAGCGTCGTTCGCGATCTTGTCGGACATGGAATCGGCAAGAGCCTGCATGAAGACCCGCAAGTGCCGAACTACGGCCCGCCGAAGCGCGGTCCGGTGCTGCGTCGAAACATGACGATTGCCATCGAGCCGATGATCAACATGGGCACGTACGAGGTCGAGATGATCGGCGATTGGCAGATCGTCACGCGCGACCGCAAACCTTCCGCGCACTTCGAACACACCGTGGTGATTCGCGACGGGGCTGCTGAAATACTTACGCTCTGA
- the infA gene encoding translation initiation factor IF-1, whose translation MHTSKELAIKVDGVIEECLPNATFRVVLENGHKVLAHISGKMRMHFIKILPGDRVTVELSPYDLNRGRITYRYK comes from the coding sequence GTGCATACGTCCAAAGAACTGGCTATTAAGGTTGACGGCGTCATCGAGGAGTGTCTGCCCAATGCGACCTTCCGCGTCGTGCTCGAAAACGGCCACAAAGTACTGGCCCATATTTCCGGCAAGATGCGCATGCATTTCATCAAGATTCTCCCCGGCGATCGCGTGACTGTCGAGCTGTCGCCTTATGATCTCAATCGCGGACGAATCACCTACCGTTACAAGTAA
- the rpmJ gene encoding 50S ribosomal protein L36 produces MKVRTSVKKMCEHCRIVRRHGRIYVICPRVKKHKQRQG; encoded by the coding sequence ATGAAAGTCCGTACCTCCGTCAAGAAAATGTGTGAACATTGCCGCATCGTGCGCCGACACGGTCGGATCTATGTCATCTGCCCGCGCGTCAAGAAGCACAAACAACGCCAGGGCTGA
- the rpsM gene encoding 30S ribosomal protein S13 — translation MARIAGIDIPRDKRIEVALTYVYGIGRPSAQKILTQAGVDWNKRTHQLNDQELNAIRALVAELKVEGPLRSEIQLNIKRLMDIGCYRGMRHRRGLPVRGQNTKNNARTRKGKKKGTLVKKKG, via the coding sequence ATGGCCCGAATTGCCGGAATTGATATCCCGCGAGATAAGCGCATCGAAGTTGCACTGACCTATGTCTACGGCATCGGCAGGCCTTCGGCTCAGAAAATCCTCACCCAAGCCGGTGTCGATTGGAACAAGCGCACCCATCAGCTCAACGACCAGGAACTCAACGCGATTCGCGCCTTGGTCGCCGAGCTCAAAGTGGAGGGGCCGTTGCGCTCGGAAATCCAATTGAACATCAAGCGCCTGATGGACATTGGGTGCTATCGCGGCATGCGCCACCGGCGCGGTCTGCCCGTGCGCGGTCAGAATACCAAGAATAACGCGCGCACCCGCAAAGGCAAGAAAAAAGGCACGCTCGTCAAGAAGAAGGGCTGA
- the rpsK gene encoding 30S ribosomal protein S11 produces MAKKEVKKKKERVEASGVAHIKSSFNNTIVTITDNYGNTISWASAGKMGLRGSRKNTPFAAQLAADNAAKAAMTLGLRKVTVEVRGPGGGRDGAIRALAASGLQISAIRDVTPLPHNGCRPPKRRRV; encoded by the coding sequence GTGGCGAAAAAGGAAGTTAAGAAAAAGAAAGAACGCGTCGAAGCGTCCGGCGTCGCGCACATCAAGTCGTCGTTCAACAACACGATTGTGACGATTACCGACAACTACGGCAACACGATTTCGTGGGCGTCGGCCGGCAAAATGGGCTTGCGCGGCTCGCGCAAGAACACGCCATTTGCCGCGCAGCTGGCCGCCGACAATGCCGCCAAAGCCGCGATGACGCTGGGACTGCGCAAGGTGACCGTGGAAGTTCGCGGACCGGGCGGAGGTCGCGACGGCGCGATCCGCGCACTGGCGGCCTCCGGTCTGCAGATCTCCGCGATTCGCGACGTGACGCCGCTGCCGCACAATGGCTGCCGCCCGCCGAAACGGCGCCGGGTCTGA